From a region of the Mycobacterium sp. SMC-8 genome:
- a CDS encoding phospholipase D-like domain-containing protein has product MSDQLQSPPDGGPDDRLLVPGTTCWQTARAGRFTPIVDGADYLVAVKAAMLRAERRIMLIGWDLDSRTAFEPTGPTLSGPDHLGLFLHWLLCSRRHLQVYLLKSNLRLLPAFDGFWFGVAPVALLNQITSSRLHLAVDGARPTGAVHHQKIVVVDDAVAFCGGIDLTVGRWDTRAHLPDDPGRRTAGQPYGPRHEVAAAVDGPAARVLAEQARDRWRAATGRALPPVSPREPVWPHGLRPALRDVEVGVARTLPTLPGRPEVREVEALDFAGIAAAKTVIYLENQYLAARGLAEALAARLREPDGPEVVIVLPRSSESRLEKQSMDSARERLLRMLWDADEHGRLGVYWPAVKGGQSVYVHSKVMVVDDRLLRIGSSNLNNRSLGFDSECDVALEAPPTGSDKVRRHIVDTRDALVAEHLGVQPAEFRREALRRGSFLAAIDALRGSGRSLRKFTEFMVSADAGPLAENELMDPDHVPPSITRSAIEVATGMITWPLTRVAPRLWSMVSAVASQKV; this is encoded by the coding sequence ATGTCAGACCAGTTGCAGAGCCCGCCTGACGGGGGGCCCGACGACCGGCTTCTCGTGCCGGGGACGACGTGCTGGCAGACGGCGCGGGCAGGCCGCTTCACCCCGATCGTCGACGGAGCCGACTACCTGGTCGCGGTGAAGGCGGCGATGCTGCGCGCCGAGCGCCGCATCATGCTCATCGGCTGGGATCTCGATTCCCGGACGGCCTTCGAGCCCACCGGGCCCACGCTGTCCGGGCCGGACCATCTGGGTCTGTTCCTGCACTGGCTGCTGTGCAGCCGCCGTCACCTGCAGGTGTATCTGCTGAAGTCGAACCTGCGGCTGCTGCCTGCGTTCGACGGGTTCTGGTTCGGGGTGGCGCCGGTGGCGCTGCTCAATCAGATCACCTCCAGCCGCCTGCATCTCGCGGTCGACGGGGCGCGTCCCACCGGCGCGGTGCACCACCAGAAGATCGTGGTGGTCGACGACGCGGTGGCGTTCTGCGGTGGCATCGACCTGACCGTCGGCCGCTGGGACACCCGGGCGCATCTTCCCGACGATCCGGGCAGACGCACGGCGGGACAGCCCTACGGACCGCGCCACGAGGTCGCCGCCGCGGTGGACGGCCCGGCCGCCCGGGTGCTCGCCGAGCAGGCCCGTGACCGCTGGCGCGCCGCGACCGGACGGGCGCTGCCGCCGGTCTCGCCGCGGGAGCCGGTGTGGCCGCACGGGCTGCGGCCCGCGCTGCGCGACGTGGAGGTGGGCGTGGCCCGCACCCTTCCCACCCTGCCCGGCCGCCCCGAGGTGCGGGAGGTGGAGGCGCTGGACTTCGCCGGGATCGCCGCCGCGAAGACCGTGATCTATCTGGAGAACCAATACCTCGCGGCGCGCGGGCTGGCCGAGGCGCTGGCCGCGCGGTTACGCGAGCCCGACGGCCCTGAGGTGGTGATCGTGCTGCCCCGCAGTTCGGAGAGCCGCCTTGAGAAGCAGTCGATGGACAGTGCGCGGGAGCGGCTGCTGCGCATGCTGTGGGACGCCGACGAACACGGCCGGCTCGGCGTGTACTGGCCGGCCGTCAAGGGCGGGCAGTCGGTGTACGTGCACTCGAAGGTGATGGTGGTCGACGACCGGCTGCTGCGTATCGGCTCGTCGAACCTCAACAACCGCTCGCTGGGTTTCGACAGCGAGTGCGACGTCGCGCTGGAGGCCCCGCCGACGGGCAGCGACAAGGTACGGCGCCACATCGTGGACACTCGCGACGCCCTGGTGGCCGAGCATCTGGGCGTGCAGCCGGCCGAGTTCCGGCGGGAGGCGTTGCGGCGCGGTTCGTTCCTCGCCGCAATCGACGCGTTGCGCGGTTCGGGCCGTTCGCTGCGCAAGTTCACCGAGTTCATGGTGTCGGCGGATGCGGGCCCGCTCGCCGAGAACGAGCTGATGGACCCCGACCACGTGCCACCCTCGATCACCCGCAGCGCGATCGAGGTGGCCACCGGGATGATCACCTGGCCGCTGACCAGGGTCGCGCCGCGGCTCTGG
- a CDS encoding AraC family transcriptional regulator has translation MDVFDDLCRGVRAQGSLFGASTLSAPWSLHFVDGAPLTLCTVLDGAGWVVPEHGDAEPVRARDTVVVKGPATFRFVDTPGTAAEPLACGEFCATPELGGTRHRLGWNDVAHNEAGATTLIVGAYPVQGEINRPLLDALPTVLRVPGGGTGDAVLDHLAAEVALDIPGQQVVLDRLLDWMLVCTLREWFDRPGGEPPAWWSAQRDPVVGDALRLLHAEPAAPWTVSQLAERTGVSRSTLAKRFTELVGEPPLTYLTAWRMTLAVDVMRERRAATLAEVARTVGYSDPFAFSAAFKRVRGVNPSEFRRTVA, from the coding sequence ATGGACGTCTTCGACGACCTCTGCCGCGGGGTGCGCGCACAGGGTTCGCTGTTCGGCGCGTCCACGCTGTCCGCGCCGTGGTCGCTACATTTCGTCGACGGAGCACCATTGACCCTGTGCACGGTGCTCGACGGCGCGGGCTGGGTCGTGCCGGAACACGGCGACGCCGAGCCGGTGCGCGCCCGCGACACCGTCGTGGTGAAGGGCCCCGCGACGTTCAGGTTCGTCGACACACCCGGCACCGCCGCGGAGCCGCTCGCATGCGGAGAGTTCTGCGCGACCCCGGAACTCGGCGGCACCCGACACCGGCTGGGCTGGAACGACGTCGCGCACAACGAGGCGGGGGCAACCACGCTGATCGTCGGCGCCTACCCGGTGCAGGGCGAGATCAACCGACCCCTGCTGGACGCGCTGCCGACCGTGCTGCGGGTCCCCGGCGGGGGCACCGGTGACGCGGTGCTCGACCACCTGGCCGCCGAAGTCGCGCTCGACATCCCCGGCCAGCAGGTGGTGCTCGACCGGCTGCTGGACTGGATGCTGGTGTGCACGCTGCGCGAGTGGTTCGACCGGCCCGGCGGCGAACCGCCGGCCTGGTGGAGCGCCCAGCGTGACCCGGTGGTGGGTGACGCGCTGCGGCTGCTGCACGCCGAGCCCGCCGCGCCGTGGACGGTCTCGCAGCTGGCCGAGCGCACCGGGGTATCGCGGTCGACGCTGGCCAAGCGGTTCACCGAGCTGGTCGGCGAACCGCCGCTGACCTACCTCACCGCCTGGCGGATGACACTGGCCGTGGATGTGATGCGGGAGCGCAGGGCGGCGACCCTGGCCGAGGTCGCCCGCACCGTCGGCTACTCGGACCCGTTCGCGTTCAGCGCGGCGTTCAAACGAGTCCGTGGCGTCAACCCCAGCGAGTTCCGGCGCACCGTGGCCTGA
- a CDS encoding NAD(P)H-binding protein, with translation MAHDTTLVLGATGKTGRRVTARLRLAGVPVRTASRSSPTPFDWTDPDGWDAVLDGVGTVYVVAPTVPGPVHEFIARAESAGVRRAVLLSGRGADTWGDSPFGLDMRSAEDAVRGSALEWTILRPNNFDQDFDEDVFHAPLLGGTLALPAGEVPEPFIDVEDVADVAAAVLTQPGRHAGRVYEMSGPRALTFAEAADLIARASGMPVTYKQISAVEYTAQLVDDGWARADAQHIAEMFVMMERGLLAEPADGVTQVLGRPPRTFEDYVVRAAAAGAWHR, from the coding sequence ATGGCACACGACACCACACTCGTCCTCGGCGCCACCGGCAAGACCGGCAGGCGCGTCACCGCCCGGCTGCGACTGGCCGGCGTCCCGGTGCGGACCGCATCGCGGTCCAGCCCCACCCCGTTCGACTGGACCGACCCCGACGGCTGGGACGCCGTGCTCGACGGCGTCGGCACCGTCTACGTGGTCGCCCCGACGGTGCCGGGCCCGGTCCATGAGTTCATCGCCCGGGCGGAGTCGGCGGGGGTGCGGCGCGCGGTCCTGTTGTCCGGCCGGGGCGCCGACACCTGGGGCGACTCCCCGTTCGGGCTGGACATGCGGTCCGCCGAAGACGCCGTGCGCGGCTCGGCGCTGGAGTGGACCATCCTGCGGCCCAACAACTTCGACCAGGACTTCGACGAGGACGTGTTCCACGCGCCGCTGCTCGGCGGGACCCTGGCGCTTCCGGCGGGCGAGGTGCCCGAGCCGTTCATCGACGTCGAGGACGTCGCCGACGTGGCCGCCGCGGTGCTCACCCAGCCGGGCAGGCATGCCGGGCGGGTGTACGAGATGTCGGGGCCACGCGCCCTGACCTTCGCGGAGGCGGCCGACCTGATCGCCCGCGCGTCCGGGATGCCCGTGACCTACAAGCAGATATCGGCCGTCGAGTACACCGCGCAGCTCGTCGACGACGGGTGGGCCCGCGCCGACGCGCAGCACATCGCGGAGATGTTCGTGATGATGGAGCGCGGATTACTTGCCGAACCCGCGGACGGCGTCACGCAGGTGCTGGGCCGGCCGCCCCGTACGTTCGAGGACTACGTTGTTCGGGCCGCGGCGGCCGGAGCGTGGCACCGATGA
- a CDS encoding pyridoxamine 5'-phosphate oxidase family protein, whose translation MTAVETALTREDRNFLRRPLHGFLTVAAGPVPPQPRPVWFELTADDTIELFTAAGAAKVRQLRADPRASLVVAAPVGERERWVSLTGPVTVAPDGAADLARRLAARYWDLDDPVRAAHLEAMLADEHLRVVLWPQRVSRVAV comes from the coding sequence ATGACCGCGGTCGAGACCGCCCTGACCCGCGAGGACCGGAACTTCCTACGGCGGCCGCTGCACGGGTTCCTGACCGTGGCCGCGGGCCCGGTGCCCCCGCAGCCGCGGCCGGTGTGGTTCGAGCTCACCGCCGACGACACGATCGAGCTGTTCACCGCCGCGGGCGCCGCCAAGGTGCGGCAACTGCGCGCCGACCCGCGAGCCTCCCTCGTGGTCGCCGCGCCGGTCGGCGAACGCGAACGGTGGGTGTCGCTCACCGGCCCGGTCACGGTGGCACCCGACGGGGCCGCTGACCTGGCCAGGCGGCTGGCCGCGCGGTACTGGGACCTCGACGACCCGGTGCGGGCCGCCCATCTCGAGGCGATGCTGGCCGACGAACACCTTCGGGTGGTGCTGTGGCCGCAGCGGGTCAGCCGGGTCGCGGTGTGA
- a CDS encoding thiol-disulfide oxidoreductase DCC family protein, whose product MSETHDRSPAPGAPTRQDPPVLLYDGVCGFCNGAVQAILRVDRHGSLRFAALDSDFARGVIARHPFLADVDSVVFVDDPGGPDEQVAVKSAAALRVTDYLGGPWRALRAAEVIPAPLRDRLYDGFARVRYRIFGTHDTCPIPAPEVRARFLD is encoded by the coding sequence ATGTCCGAGACTCACGACCGCTCACCCGCCCCCGGCGCCCCGACCCGGCAGGACCCGCCGGTGCTGCTCTACGACGGCGTCTGCGGGTTCTGCAACGGCGCGGTGCAGGCCATTCTGCGTGTGGATCGGCACGGGTCGCTGCGGTTCGCCGCGCTCGACAGCGACTTCGCCCGCGGCGTCATCGCCCGCCACCCGTTCCTCGCCGACGTCGACTCGGTGGTCTTCGTCGACGACCCGGGCGGACCCGACGAGCAGGTCGCGGTCAAGTCCGCCGCGGCGCTGCGCGTCACCGACTACCTCGGCGGGCCGTGGCGGGCCCTGCGGGCCGCCGAGGTCATCCCGGCCCCGCTGCGCGACCGGCTCTACGACGGCTTCGCCCGGGTCCGGTACCGGATCTTCGGAACGCATGACACCTGCCCGATCCCGGCGCCCGAGGTGCGGGCCCGCTTCCTGGACTAG
- a CDS encoding M13 family metallopeptidase, protein MTVEATSPKSTTKSGLDLRYVDADARPQDDLFGHVNGRWLAEYQIPADRATDGAFRTLYDRAEEQIRDLINEVAGGDAPHGTDASRSSGSTDASRISGSDDASRISGSNDASRIGDLFASFMDEDTVRARGLTPLLDELAAIDSADSPDALARVMGALQRTGVGGGTGLYVDTDSKNSERYLLHLTQSGIGLPDESYFRDEQHAEILSAYPGHIAAMFGLVYGGGAEDHADTAERIVALETKIAAGHWDVVKRRDADLTYNLRTFAEVVEQAPGFDWPGWLSGLGARDDQAAEVVVRQPDFLTAFAGLWAGESLEDWKNWLRWRVIHARAFLLTDELIAEDFSFYGRRLSGTEEIRERWKRGVSVVESLMGEALGRLYVDRHFPPQAKARMDELVANLREAYRVSINSLDWMTPQTREKALVKLDKFTPKIGYPKKWRDYSALEIARDDLYGNYRRGYALEYDRDLAKLGGPVDRDEWFMTPQTVNAYYNPGMNEIVFPAAILQPPFFDADADDAANYGGIGAVIGHEIGHGFDDQGAKYDGDGNLVDWWTDEDRAEFGKRTTALIEQYEEFVPRDLDPSHHVNGAFTVGENIGDLGGLSIALLAYRLSLQGKPAPVIDGLTGEQRVFFGWAQVWRTKSREAEAIRRLAVDPHSPPEFRCNGVIRNMDAFYDAFGVGPDDELYLEPERRVHIWN, encoded by the coding sequence GTGACGGTAGAAGCTACATCGCCCAAGTCGACAACCAAGTCCGGACTCGACCTGCGCTACGTCGACGCCGACGCCCGTCCGCAGGACGATCTGTTCGGCCACGTGAACGGCCGCTGGCTGGCCGAGTACCAGATCCCGGCGGACCGGGCCACCGACGGCGCCTTCCGCACGCTCTACGACCGCGCCGAGGAACAGATCCGCGACCTGATCAACGAGGTGGCCGGTGGGGACGCCCCGCACGGCACCGACGCGTCCCGCAGCTCGGGCTCAACCGACGCGTCCCGCATCTCAGGTTCGGACGACGCGTCCCGCATCTCAGGTTCGAACGACGCGTCCCGCATCGGGGACCTCTTCGCCAGCTTCATGGACGAGGACACGGTGCGGGCACGCGGACTGACCCCGCTGCTCGACGAGCTCGCCGCCATCGATTCCGCCGACAGCCCCGACGCGCTGGCGCGCGTGATGGGCGCGCTGCAGCGCACCGGCGTCGGCGGGGGCACCGGCCTGTACGTCGACACCGACTCCAAGAACTCCGAGCGCTATCTGCTGCACCTGACCCAGTCCGGGATCGGGCTGCCCGACGAGTCGTACTTCCGCGACGAGCAGCACGCCGAGATCCTGTCCGCCTACCCGGGGCACATCGCCGCGATGTTCGGCCTGGTCTACGGCGGCGGCGCCGAGGATCACGCCGACACCGCAGAGCGGATCGTCGCGCTGGAGACCAAGATCGCGGCCGGGCACTGGGACGTGGTCAAGCGCCGCGACGCCGACCTGACCTACAACCTGCGCACGTTCGCCGAGGTAGTCGAGCAAGCGCCCGGCTTCGACTGGCCGGGTTGGCTGTCGGGACTCGGCGCTCGCGACGACCAGGCCGCCGAAGTGGTGGTGCGCCAGCCCGATTTCCTGACCGCGTTCGCCGGGCTGTGGGCCGGCGAGAGCCTGGAGGACTGGAAGAACTGGCTGCGCTGGCGGGTGATCCACGCCCGGGCGTTCCTGCTCACCGACGAACTGATCGCCGAGGACTTCTCGTTCTACGGGCGCAGACTGTCGGGCACCGAGGAGATCCGCGAACGCTGGAAGCGCGGCGTATCGGTGGTGGAGAGCCTGATGGGTGAGGCATTGGGCCGGCTGTACGTGGATCGGCACTTCCCGCCGCAGGCCAAGGCGCGGATGGACGAGCTGGTGGCCAATCTGCGCGAGGCCTACCGGGTCAGCATCAACTCGCTGGACTGGATGACTCCGCAGACGCGGGAGAAGGCACTGGTCAAGCTCGACAAGTTCACCCCGAAGATCGGCTACCCAAAGAAGTGGCGGGACTACTCCGCGCTGGAGATCGCCCGCGACGACCTGTACGGCAACTACCGGCGCGGCTACGCGCTGGAGTACGACCGTGATCTGGCCAAGCTGGGCGGCCCGGTGGACCGCGACGAGTGGTTCATGACGCCGCAGACGGTCAACGCGTACTACAACCCCGGCATGAACGAGATCGTGTTCCCGGCCGCGATCCTGCAGCCGCCGTTCTTCGACGCCGACGCCGACGACGCCGCCAACTACGGCGGCATCGGCGCGGTGATCGGTCATGAAATCGGACACGGCTTCGACGATCAGGGCGCCAAGTACGACGGCGACGGGAACCTGGTGGACTGGTGGACCGACGAGGACCGCGCCGAATTCGGCAAGCGCACCACGGCATTGATCGAACAGTACGAGGAGTTCGTGCCCCGCGACCTGGACCCGTCGCATCATGTGAACGGCGCGTTCACCGTCGGCGAGAACATCGGCGACCTCGGCGGCCTCTCAATAGCACTGCTCGCGTATCGACTCTCACTGCAGGGCAAGCCCGCACCGGTGATCGACGGGCTGACCGGCGAGCAGCGGGTGTTCTTCGGTTGGGCCCAGGTGTGGCGCACGAAATCCCGTGAAGCCGAGGCGATCCGGCGATTGGCGGTGGACCCGCACTCGCCGCCGGAGTTCCGCTGCAACGGCGTGATCCGCAACATGGACGCGTTCTACGACGCGTTCGGGGTCGGACCCGACGACGAGCTGTACCTGGAACCCGAACGGCGGGTGCACATCTGGAACTGA